One Nostoc punctiforme PCC 73102 DNA window includes the following coding sequences:
- a CDS encoding heavy-metal-associated domain-containing protein — MTIELKVPNIKGDECAKKITKSILTMESDAKVDVNVDAKTVTVDAAASEESIKQIVQSAGYTIEGY, encoded by the coding sequence ATGACAATTGAATTGAAAGTTCCGAATATTAAAGGTGATGAGTGCGCCAAGAAAATAACTAAATCTATTTTGACGATGGAATCTGATGCCAAAGTAGATGTGAATGTTGATGCTAAAACCGTAACTGTAGATGCTGCGGCTTCTGAAGAGTCGATTAAACAGATAGTTCAATCTGCTGGTTATACGATAGAAGGCTATTAA